The Variovorax sp. S12S4 genome includes the window AGCCCAACTAGGTCAGGCGGGTCCGATTCGACAAAGAAGAGGTCCTCTGCCACGCCCGTGACGTTATCGGTAATGCCGATGACGAACTCGCGGCCCAAAGCAGAGTGCAGTTTTGCGAGATGCTCGGTGATGCGCGCAACGTCGCCGAACCAACCTTCGGGCTCGTCGCCTGGGTCGGGCAGGACCAAGTTGATGCCAAGCTCCCAGTCAGGCAAATCGTCAGGGTAGCCGCCGATCGCGGTTCTCTTCTGGTTCACCACGGTCGGCCTCGATGCGACCCAGCCTGGCGCTGCGGCAAGCGCCACGAGCGCTTCCTCGATGGGCGCGACGACGTCATCTAGGTCTGAGCCGTCTACGTACGCATACAGAGTGTGTCGTTGCATGGTTCTACTGGAGGCTGAGTGGGAAGATCCGGTTGTGGCCGCCTTCAGAAGTTTACTGAGGTGCGTGGATCGTTTCGTGCTTCGCGACCATTACGCTCTCCTCAAGACGCTCCATTTGCAAGTGGCTCGGGCCGAAGGCAACAGCAGTTATCTTCAATGTTTGCTGGCGCGTCTCCTCGATTGAAACCCGGACCTCGAGCTGAAGTTCTTCGCCTTCCACGTCAACAGTTTTTGAAGTTGGAACGGCGCGGACATGCATCTCAAGGACGTGCCATGGCAGCAGGCGGAACGCCTCTAGCTCAGTTGCAAGTACTGCGTAGGCGCTTGCACGCTTCATGACATTCCTTCAAAAAGTCAGCGACGCTGGAACTGGCAGTACGATGACGGCCGGATTTGGCGCAAGCGGGGGTCCTATTTGGGCAGCCGTCCGGTGTCCATGAGATATCCCACGAAATCATCGTGAAGGCCTTCGCCTACTCTGCTGCCGTGTTCATCAACCACGTAGAGGCGCCCCTTCTCGGCAAGAGCCGTGCCGCCATCCAATGCAACCAGGAATGAATGCCCGAGACCACGAAAGCACTCCGAAAGGACCTTCGCCAGAGTTTCTCTTGGCACCCCAGCGGCGACAAGAGCGTGTTGAATCTCGCGATACGGCTTCTCGTCTTCTACCCAAACAAGGTCGGATTGAGGGTCGGTGAGGGCTTCCGACGCAGCTGTCGACCACGCCTCCAGTGCCCTTGCCATGTCCTCAAAAAGGTCGTTCTTTGTAGCCATAGGATCCATGCGAATTGATGCCGGTGTCGAACGCTCGGTCTCGGCCGATTCTTGCCGCACCGGTGCACCTCGATCATCGATCAAATACGCGTCGCCAATGTGGCGAGCATCTTGGCGAGGCCGGTATCCGCTGAACTGTAGGGATGATCGAAGTGTTCAATTTCCAGCCACTGTGCTTCCTGGCCGGGATGGACGTACTTTTCAAAATCGTCGACCAGCAACACTTGGTGCGGACTTACGCCGGGACAAACTGGAGGTCTTTCGTCGCACCGTGCCACGTGATGTACTCCATCTCCGCAAACCAGGAGGGCGCGATTCTCTCTTCCACCAATAAGCGCGCGATGTTTCTGAATCGCTCTTCCTTGACAGTGGTGAACATGACGATGCGGGGAAAGAGTTCAGCGCAACGATCCAGGAACTCAGCCAAGCCCGGCCGCGGTATCTGGCTCATCGCGTTTGAGATCAAGGTGCCTTCGAGGTCGAGAGCAAGGACGTAGCTGTTCATGAATGGACGTTTGATTGGCCGCGAAGGTCCGGTCTTGGCTGCATTTTGCCTTCGACTGGCGCCCCTCGATCAGGACGCCAACAACCCGTCAGGCTTCCGTCTGCTCGGCCATTTCCAGTGCGTCCTCGACCTCGATGCCGAGGTAACGCACAGTACTCTCGAGCTTGGTGTGGCCGAGCAGGAGCTGCAC containing:
- a CDS encoding NIF family HAD-type phosphatase, whose product is MNSYVLALDLEGTLISNAMSQIPRPGLAEFLDRCAELFPRIVMFTTVKEERFRNIARLLVEERIAPSWFAEMEYITWHGATKDLQFVPA